A single region of the Salvia miltiorrhiza cultivar Shanhuang (shh) chromosome 8, IMPLAD_Smil_shh, whole genome shotgun sequence genome encodes:
- the LOC131001800 gene encoding uncharacterized protein LOC131001800 produces the protein MAPHTPSPSKNQNNQSPPYEDQSSPYFLPSSDNPGVQLVTQQLNGSNYITWSRSMTTTLMAKNKVAFIDGSIMRPHSTDLLFSQWLRCNSMVVSWLRNSVVPEISSSIMYIDDASLIWSDLKERFSQGNLARICQLKQQLLTLKQGSDDVSAYFTKLRILWDEYRDFQPSRWCVCDNCRCQSSRKWNEFQLQECSMQFLIGLNSSYSQIRSQIISTAPLPSLQRIFALVLQEERQRSIEQQSPVINYENQGSMINAAGTASTARGRGGRGKFLCAHCGKTSHTVDKCFEIIGYPPGYGRGKPKSQGYSNEGSRSINQMTANEAAVVPQNSSGLSAADMARMISYLQTQMQLSPPPATNQQPPASTKPENVQFGDFSAPAAVSPPFSGSFTGYCDWEG, from the exons ATGGCACCTCACACGCCTTCCCCATCCAAAAATCAAAACAACCAATCACCTCCTTACGAGGATCAATCTAGTCCGTATTTCTTACCCAGCAGTGATAATCCTGGAGTCCAGTTAGTCACACAGCAATTGAACGGTTCAAACTACATCACATGGAGTCGCTCGATGACGACGACGCTTATGGCGAAGAACAAAGTTGCTTTTATCGACGGTTCGATTATGCGACCTCATTCTACCGATCTGTTATTTTCTCAGTGGCTTCGTTGCAACAGCATGGTTGTATCTTGGCTTCGCAATTCTGTCGTACCAGAGATCAGTTCCAGCATCATGTATATCGATGATGCGTCTCTTATCTGGAGCGATTTGAAAGAGCGGTTTTCTCAAGGTAACTTAGCTCGTATCTGTCAACTGAAGCAACAATTGCTCACTTTGAAGCAGGGATCTGATGATGTCAGTGCTTATTTCACCAAGTTGCGTATTCTCTGGGATGAATACCGCGATTTTCAGCCATCACGGTGGTGCGTTTGTGATAATTGTAGATGCCAGAGTTCTCGTAAATGGAATGAGTTTCAACTACAAGAATGTTCTATGCAATTTCTTATTGGTTTGAATTCCTCTTATTCTCAGATTCGGTCTCAGATTATTTCTACTGCACCTCTACCTTCTTTGCAGAGAATTTTTGCCTTAGTTTTGCAGGAAGAAAGGCAAAGATCTATTGAGCAACAATCACCTGTGATTAACTATGAAAATCAAGGTTCTATGATTAATGCAGCGGGTACAGCGAGTACAGCTCGTGGCCGAGGAGGCAGAGGAAAATTTCTATGTGCTCATTGTGGCAAAACTAGTCACACTGTGGATAAGTGTTTTGAGATCATAGGCTATCCCCCAGGCTATGGCAGAGGAAAACCTAAATCTCAAGGATATTCTAATGAAGGAAGCAGATCTATTAATCAGATGACAGCTAATGAGGCTGCGGTTGTTCCTCAAAATTCCTCTGGTTTGTCAGCTGCAGATATGGCTCGGATGATATCATATTTACAGACTCAGATGCAACTGAGTCCTCCTCCTGCTACTAATCAACAGCCGCCTGCATCAACAAAACCAGAGAATGTTCAATTTGGAGATTTTTCGGCTCCAGCTGCTGTCTCTCCTCCATTCAGTG GGAGCTTCACAGGGTACTGTGATTGGGAAGGGTAA